AACTATTACAATTAAATGGAAGGTTAGATACAATTGTTTGGGACTTAGCATGTAGTCTGACTTCTATGCTATACATTATCTTGTTTTAAGTACCATACTGCAACAGCAGGAATAGGCCAAACAGCATTACAAAACTTACCAATTTATTCAGTCACAAAAGGCATATAAATGAACATTTTAAGACTAGTCAGAACTGGATTTTTCTGCCACATGAATACAAGTTGACAATTAGATATTTAATTGCCTTCTGTTATAGATTGGGTAAAGAAGCAATATGTTTCTCAATAGGCTGCAGCTCCTAGTGGCTACTGAAATGTTGAGTAATTACGTCTAGAAGTTCTTgcttcttcccacctcccttcaGCCCATAAATCTTGCATACATCCTTCAGAAGTGGGACAGTGAGCTTCCCCAAAGTGCCTTTTCTAACATGATTCTTCAGCTCCTCTTCAGAGATTTCTATCTTGGCTTTCTTTTCCAATTGTTCTGAGCTGTCTCCTGTTAGAAGAATATTGAGATCCATGTTTTATGAACAGTTTATCCAACAATATGTTCCTTTGCAAAATATCCTGCATAGATAAGTTACAAAATGTCTTTCTAGGCACTGTTTATtcatagtgatgatgatgatacctaACTAGTTAAGTGCTTCAGTAGATACTAAATATTTCAATCATTTCTGGTAAGGCAGACAGAATCAGGGCCATGGTAACACCATTGTCGTGTGAAATCAAAAGGAGGGTAGGCAGGCATTAACAGCAAATATTTCTCATAAGACAAACAAATCAGAAAATAGTTACTCAAAGTAGcttagatttctttttaatttctatGGCCACCCTTCTCAGCACAGCTGTCTTGGAGCGGTTTataacaattcaataaaacaataaaaaagtttAAATCCTTAAAAATTATTCTGTTCACTGTGGTTGCCTGCGTAAGTAAACCCCTCCATTATACTTGTTGTTGTACTCCTTTGTAATCTTACCTTGTTTGCGCTTTGTAGCTTTCCCTTCAGGATCATAACCAGGTGGATAAACCAGCTGCTTGAATTCCTCTACAAGGTTACCTAACCTGTAGTCTATTGCCTCAGTCTTAGGCACtggaatatttaaaaaacaccaaAGCTTAAGAGAATTGCTGAATAATACTTAAGAAAAGGgtatgcaaaaataaaacaagttCAGTGACATGACCAACTTTTAAACACATAAGAAAAACAAATTGCTTCTTCAAAATCTGTATTACTGAAGTATCTTAATTTCCTAAATATAAAGGATACTACTATTAGTAAAACTGCATGCTGGACGGCTTGAGGAACACCACTGCTTCTGAAATCTCATGGGAGGAAATCCTAGTGGCTAGTCGGTTTGGGTGAGTGAAAAATACTTAggtacttttaaaaagaagatccAAAGGGCATATCAGGGGACGAAAATCAGCTTTTAGCTAAGTTAAGTAAATGCAATAAGTAGCTGCAGTTCAAAAGTGACAAGTTCAGGTTCACCTGTCCTTAACCATATATGTACACCTCTTGTAACACTACTGGTTTTCAGAatttttattactttgttttACCTGTCAGATCATCAGCCTTCTCAGGTTCCATCAGGTCAAGTGCCAAAGCCTCCAAATTCATATAGTgctgctggagaactgggttctcaAAGCTATCACTCCTATGGAgacaccccggggggggggaatgccataGATATCAAGGAAAAGCAGACAATACCAGTTCAGTCCTAACATCAACAGACAGTTTTTCAATCAGATGTACAACATTTCACTAAAATAATAATTGTCTCCATCCTAAACTGAGATGTCAGTTCTGAGTTTATTAATAAAGGTATATAAAGTATAAGCAAAGACCATACACTCCATAATTTTATCTCTATCCTGTTGCTTTACGGCTCCTTCaagaaataacattaaaaaatataagaGTGCTATTTACTTGGACACTGATTATTTTTAGATGTGCCATTCTATCTAAAATAGGTTACTTTAATTCTGCTGTATGCCATAGAAAGAACAGACATCGAAACTGTTGTTCTGTGATAAGCTATATGTATGCATGACAAATAACTGAATTAGTAATGCTAGCTTTGTGCTTTGGATGCATTGGCTAAAAAGGCCCTTACAATGATCGCTATATTATTCCATTGGCGTTCCCTAAATAGTCTTCTTCACTGAAAACCTGAAATGCcacttaaaaacattaaaaaacaatacTTATAAAGAGAAGCTCAGTACCTGCTGCACTAGAAAGCTGCAATGAAGTTCTGGCTTTCCAGTAGCCATTATTCAGGTTGCATGCTTTCTATGTTAGAATTTTGTCTGTTTCAAAGCAACCTCTATTCACTTTGTATATTCATTATTGTAAGCTAGAATACAATTCATTTCCTCCAttattcttttatatataaaaataattaggtCTTTGTATAGAGATACTTTGGCTTAAATTCCAGGTGTCATGCACTGTGTTGTAATGGGTGGCAGGAGAACTAGCCAAGTAAGTCAAGAGTTTTATGATACCATCACAATAGCACTTGAACAAATTCATAGGATACTGCACTTAGACTCAACTTAGATTTTGAGTTTGGTAGCAATGTTATAACCCAGAGACTAGTTGCTGAGAACAGTAGAAGTACTACATATTACAGTAGTACTATACCAGTAGTTAATAAAATGTTCACTGAAGATTCTCTCTGGGACCCTCAAAAATTGTTAAGCGCATATATGCCACTCAGTTTCTATTCATGTGATTTTCTGTTCACCTGTACTTGAATCGAAGCTTTTGGACAATTTCCTTCATTTTGTCCACCTGTTCTTGACTAGCTGGGACTTTCTCAGTAAAATCAATGTTTCGTTTGTCATCTGCGTAAGGTAGGAAAATTAGATGAAAAcctaagaggaagaaaaaaatcaaataccATGAGAGAAGATACATGAAAGCACATACGGAAATGGACCCAaattctcaatagtaaaaacaaTTAATTTTTCGGAATGCAACACCCCTAAGCTGTTGATCTCTATGTTTTTGAAGGGCAATTATGAATCTGAAATCTTTTCTAAATGGCAGTTTTGTTTATTGTAAACTCTTAAATCTAATGAACTCTAACAGTGTTATGCCATTGTATCTATGCTAATGGTCTTCCCAATTCTGTTTATCCATTTTGGATAAACTGGGTTTATACATAGCAGCAGAAATACCTTCTATCCTTTACTAGGATCGGACCACAAAAGGGAAGTTAACTTGATCAAAATGTTTTCTAAGTGTGGTAATAGAACAGATTGACACTATGAAAGCTTAGAGAAGTTATACAAgacattttgaatatttttaaaaatcaacatccAAGTAATTACTGTACAGTCCTGATTCTGGCATCTGAGCTCTAATATTGGAGAAAAGCCATCTTGAAACCAAAGTTTCCCCACACACTTAAATTTGCTTCTGAAAAACTTTATCTAGTCTGAGTTCAGTTTTCCTAACTGCTGTGATTAGATGTACATAGTTGTGCTGCAACAGACCTACCAAACTAAAGGTACTTGAAATACTAATATTCCTGTGTATTATTACATATATATCTCAAAAGTTAGGATGCTGTTAACCTATTAGTCACAGCTGAAAGTGTGAAAACTGATATAGGAGATGGAGAAAAATCTCTGCATAAGTATATTCCCCACGTTGTGTAAAGACATTAACCTCCACTAAATGAAATAGAAGAAACTGTAattcctttatttatatcccatctttctcctcaatagagactcaaagcagtttacatcattttctcttccattttatcctcataaccaccctatgaggtaggtagtctcagagtatgtgactggcccaaggtcacccagcaacttCCATGGCCAcgacaggaatcaaacctgggtttcccagatcctagtctgacattttaaccactaTATGCGATCGAGCAGCACCTCAAGCCAGATGCACAGtatattttatgtgttttattgtgaaATGTTGTGCATTCTGTTGTCCATCACCCCAAGACAGCCCGtaggagaggggcagtatatatatCATACAATAAAAATGTCACTGACCTGGAGGTGCTGTCTGCACATTCTGCTCATCCAGGACTTCTTCTTGAGGGACCAGGGCTATGAACGTGGGAGGAGTATTGCGACGAGGGATGTACCTGCAGACAGCCATTACCTCTTTCTCTAGACACTTGATTAGCAAAGCATTAAATAACGTAGTGCTTCCTGTAAGAAAAATTCCACACTTGTTACATTACATGATTCTGGTACCTGACACATTAAGTTTTCAGAAGTAGTGGTGGGTAATTATCTATCTGTAGATGGTTGCCTGTGTTTTGAAGAAGACAAATACAGGTTCTGTTTTTAAATGTGCTTTTTCTAGATCACAGCAGTATTTAGCATTTCTATAATAACCTTTAAGTATTCAAACTGGTTTATTTATACTACCTCAGTAATATTGACAACAGTCATGCAGGATACatacttttaatatttgaaatatgcGCTGGGTTATTTGCCACGAACATAGCagtgtaaaacattttttaaaacacttgTATCAATAATAAACCCAACATAACGCAAATAATTCAACCAGCCCAAACTACAGCCAGTATTTCAAACTAAAACAAGCTCTAGACCACATTTTAAACCAGCACAGATGGGACCAGTGACAAAGTATTACACAGTGTAGAGACCATTATTGAGGAACATGGTTGCATACCCTTACATATCTGcaaagaaggggaagggaagtaATACAAGAAGACTGAAAGTTCTGACGCTCCATCCAGCTTTTAGTATCTGACCATCTGTGGATTTTACCAGTTCTCCTGTTGAAGCGTAATGTGCTCTTCCACTTTGTTCCTGGGGTTcagcacccccacacacacacacaccccagaacaACATGGAGGCAAAGTGAGTGGCAGAATCATCAGAAATCACAATCCCCTTCTGCAAATGGAAACAGAGTTGTTGGAGAAACTACAAGGTTGGACATAGGCCCTTATCCCTATTTTGACATTCATGGTCATTTCTGGATGTcagcggtccccaaactttttgcggttgaggactgcctccgggggtgggagaGAACCGGTAGCCCGTGCGCCGCGCACACatggcagctgcgtgcaaacgcgcatgcatagTTGCCGCACATACGCACATGCGCCAGCAGGTGGTGCtaacatgcacagagttgccgcgcatgcacatttgtgccagcagggggtgcaaacgtgcatgtgtggcagctccgctcatgtgcgtttgcgtctgccggcgtgccggcagccgcgcctgcctcttcccccccccctcgccgcgAGAAGCTTGTTATGCCGCGAGTGAtgcagctgctttggcagccccTTCGCTTGcaacctggcgagcttctcattgcggggggctggagaggaaggcatggctgccggcggccgggtaccaaggccttcacagcccggaccggggttgacgacccccgatgTAAATGATATCATTAAGCATGTGGATGGTACTGTACTCCAAACTGTTCACTGATCAACCTCAGGGGTTGCACATAGATCTTAAAAAGCAGACTCTCAATCTAAAGCAGAGAAACAGCTATCAGTGGCACCCTCTAAAGCCAGACAGAACCACAGACAAGCAGTGCCCCTGTCTCACATTCATCTCAAGTGATCCAGAGGCACTAGCTTTCTGCAGAATTGAATAGGCAGAGTTACACATCCTCTATCCCCAATTTTAATGACAGGAGCCAGCAGAGTCCTTAAAAAAGCTTCAGTCCCACATCTTATTCTGAATTCTGACAAGTATAGTTCCCAAAAAACCCACCTCATCCAGGAATATTATCCCCATTTTTATATTTGAAATCTTATCCTAATATCTGGAAAATATTCTATAGTTATAAAACAAACCAGACAGTCCTTCCTGCATGTATTTACCACTGATCAAGGATTCCTCAGGATAGATGAACTGGGCAGGCCTGATGTGGTGATGTCGTTTCAGCATTGCCAGGGGTTTGAAGCCAATCAGAAATAAGCCTGGTGAATCAAACCTCTTTATTTCTTCTATCTCCTCTTTTTCCAACACTATCTGACGATTCCCATACATCTAAAGGGGGGGTAGAGGAGTAGAAAAAAGAAGTAACTTCAAAAAGGAAGACGCCATCCATAATCTTGAATGAAAAATTATAAGGCTAGCTGAACCCTACTGAGCCTGCAGGACTGTTTAGTAAATCAGCTGTTTCATTCTTAGCAGCTTTAAAAAGGATATTACTCTAAAGGATTCAACCACACATGCATCTCCCCAATCAAGGAAAGCAGTAATGAAAGAACTCCACTCCCCCCTCCTGTGCATCCAATTAGCCCTGTCCTCATTCCATTCATATGATGAAAGCATTCCCATATGCTATGTTTTTTCCTAGCCTGCTTgttcagtgtgaaaaaaatatctgaagGGCCGACAATTCACATGAGGTTATGCTTTGGATGTGCACTGAGCACCTTGGAAGCACATTAAGGGACATTCCTTGCCCCCTTCCTCAGCTCCAAATTGAAGAGATCTGGAGTTTGTCCAGGCGGCATTGTGTTTCCGGGGAGCTTTGAACATTTCCAAAGTATAACACAACAAAATAGCACCAGCACTTCTCCTCCCAAACTTGCACTCCAGAGAGGATCAATTCTGACCTTGTGCCATGCTTCTGAGGTGCCCCTTCAGAACATCTCCAAACCACACCATGACTGCACAGACAACCACTCACAGAGAGCTAGGGTTCATCACACTTGCCAGAAACATTAGTGGTGCCAGTGGGGACTCCATGTGTAGCACACAGTACTATTATGTATTTTACGTATTTAAGAGATGTTTATTGCACCCACACTACCAATCTCAAAGTGCTTTGTAACCACACTCAAATAGAAATAACTATAATCCCAATCAAATTAAATCAGCCACACAGCAAAACTACACCAATTAtctcaggggttttttttaaagaacattggGGGTAGTTTTCATATATACCCATCTGGCTAAATATGAGAACTACCCCCAatgttcttcaaaaaaaaaacacctgagtTAATTGGTATTAACAGCATTAATAAGTTAGTAGGGTAAACTGACTTGCTATGGAActataatcttttgttctttcttttttctgttattttctttcttaaacTAAATAAAGACTGGAGCtatccagcattttaaaaaaattaactcatgTTTTTGAAAAGTTTGCCAAGTTTCCTTTAAAGTCTACAACCTGATCCAGAACATACAGTGGAGGTTTTGTTTCTTGGTGAAAACATGAATCAGTGCACCTATTtcacatttcattaaaaaaaatacccagcaGGCTCACCAAATTAACACAATCCAATTTGTGACTGACAGAACGAAATTTAGTTTAATGAATTAAAAAAGTATTGAAAGTACTTAAAACAAATTCCGGTGTGTTCAACATGTTATGACTTAGCTTGAAATACTTAATCAGCAATTCCCAATACTAAGCTCAAGCGCTATAGTGCCAATTTCTTTCTTCCCCAAAACAACTGTTCCCCAAACCAAGCAGCCAGTCGTGGATTTCCTCCATCTTATTGGAACAGGAAGAGTTTCAAAAGACCCCAGACGGAATCATCTTCATGTCTGCAGGGAGCACCCACTCAAGAAACAAGCTACTCCACTGTAAGAGGACCCTTGGCTTGGAAATGTCCAACAATCTGTGATTGGCTCACAGCAGTAATTTTGTGGTCAGCTGAACTGCAACAGTAATGCTCACTGCCTGTTTTAAAATTCTGAAGTGCCCTAAGGTTCCACAAAGTCAGAACCTCATCTCATCTATGTCTCAATTTCAATCAACACAAATCAGATGTTGTTAATGAAAGTCAAATTATCTCCCCAAATCATCCTTGATCAATAAACTGTATGCAAATTGGTCTGATGGATCACTACAGGACACAGTGAATGAAACAATTGCTACCGGCCTACATAGACCAGCCTGTTATAGTCTGTCAATAGTGATCTATGCTATGATTTGTATCTGAAAGACTTCTCCAGATAAGCCTGCAAGTTTTCTTGTATAGGAAAAAGCAGGGAAGAAGGACAATTGAGCTCTCAACATACATTACCTGAGCCCTCTTGGTGTCACTAGGAAGAAGTAAACTACCTGTCTCTCGATTAAAGGTTCGGGTTTTCGTTTTCACTGGCTCATTAGTCTCTCTGTAAAGTTTTACAGGAGGCTGTTTGAAAGCTTTCTGGACTAGACTGTAAATGCCAACAGTGAGAGCAATATCTTTTCCCAAGTGGAAGTTCAGCCTGTGAGGAATCAAcaaatatagttttaaatattAGAAACCCATTTCAAtttccactttaaaaaatgaagcacACCAAAAGACTTACAGGACCACATAACCTTTTCATAGTTTATTACAtaccattttaatatttaatttatttgcagaCTTTTATACTGCCTCTCCCTTGGTGTCTCATCAATgtccatctatctatctctctatctctctatctctctatctctctatctatccatctataccgtcctccccggaggctcagggcggtttacattataacagagaaccatacataaaacagtctgtagaacatatacatcgataaccaacaattgcaaccaaacacaacacagtataacagtaaacaatcgtaatacaaacaggtccagggcttgttgatgggattctgaggggggtggcttattgattgaattctgaggggggggggtgggggggagcatgggcccttggtcgctgtagattacgtctggtctcggccaaatgcctggtggaggagctcctttttgcaggccctgcggaactgtttaagctccgtcagggccctgatctcctctgggagctcgttccaccaggtaggggccagaacagagaatgctctggccctggtcgagaccagacggacttctttagggccagggatccttagctgattggaggcagtagagtgtagtgctcttttgggggcataggcggggaggcggtccttcaggtacactgggccctgaccacgtatggccttgaaggtaattaccagaacctttagtctgatccggaattcaactggtaaccattgcagctgatggagaataggccagatatgggacctccacggtgttgccgtgaggatcctggctgctgcattttgaactagttgtagtttccgggtcagggctaagagcaggcctgcgtagagcgagttacaaaagtccagtctagaggtgaccgtcgcatggatcactgtggctaggtgttccggggccaggtagggcgctagtttggcttggcggagatggtagaatgccagccgcgctacctttgtgatctgggcctccattgtgagggaggcgtccagaatcacgcctaggttcctggcggagtgagctgtagagagctgcacgccatccagggtaggcaggcacgcttcttcgcatgggcccttccttcctagccacaggacctccgtctttgaaggattcagcttcagacgactctgcttgagccatctcgtcactgcttccaggcagctggctaatgcttctgggggagagtcagggcggccatccatcaggaggaagagctgggtgtcctaATAAATCTGTCCAATTAAAAGGTTACCTTCAGGTTTCTTGATCCTCTCAACTCAGGAGCTGATCAAGAGAAATTCGTTTTCTCTTGATACTTACCTGGACAAAGCTCGCTTTCTGGTCTCCTTTGCTCTTACTTTCTTCATGAGGTCTTCTAACTTGCTGGATTCTCCAAATTGCACTCCCAAGTCCTCATCTTCTGCAGTATAAATGATATCCCTGTAGAACAACGCGATATCAAACCCACCAGGCTTCTTCAGGTGCATTAAATCGAGGTAAATACCTGGAGTTAAAATAGAATTGGGGGAAGTAACAAATTTCCTGAATATGCTAGGACAAACATTTAACAGGTCTTCATTTTGCACAACAGATTAAATagtcaaagaaaaaaacaaagactgatttcgcacaaggaatctgcccctgggcaGCCTCTTGTTGCTGGCggattttaatgctgcttccacatgacatcaggaAACATGCAAATGGACAGCTTACaaccacatgtttgcaagcaggagacagcGCGAGTTTTGCGCCTCCGTGCGGAATCAGTCAAAGATCCCAAGAAAGATTGAGTAAGAGAATGAAGATGGTGTCCACATTTGTTGTTTTCCTACTTCAAAGAAAAATAACCTTTGTACTAAACCAATAACATTATGTTTGGTAATGAATCAGAGAAAACacgacccctgctttaaggtcaCTTTCTCTATCATGTCTTAATCAGAGGGATGTCTCCACAACATGAAAAGTTTGTCTAGTCATGACTCAAACATGGATCTCAAATCTCAAGCCACTTTCCTTAAGACGGAATTGAGTAAACACTACTTGGGAAGCATAATTTTCAATTCAAAGTACTTACCTGTCTCTCGGAGATCAGCAGCTTTAGTACGAGCAAACTTGGCTTTGACACTGTCATTACCATGAGGATTGTCATCATTGGTGAACAGCATGATCCTCTTGTGGCTCATCTTAAGCCGGACTTCACTGAAGAGGTTGGAGCAAACCCAGAGTGCTTCACCCAATGAATAGTCAGCACTATGGCCAAATGACTTGCGGAAGAGCGCTCTTCCCTGCTCTCCTTTGTATTTGCCTAGTTCTAACACTCGTTTTGCCCCTTATAGtagacaacaaaaaacaaaagtagATGATTTTAGTATGCCTACATCACAAGCCAAACAGAAAAGCAGATAACGGCTGCTCTTCTATATCTATTTTTACACACCATTCACTATGCTCTTTTAGCCTCATATCAGTTTCTTTTGCCTTTTAATATTAGTAAACCAGATTGAACTTGTATGTCTACATGAAACTGGTATGTCTTTTAGAAAAGACAATTCAAAAATCGTTCAAGGTCTCCTGTTGAAGGGGCTTAAGCATGATACAAATGCAAGGACAGAGAGGAATAACAGAATGGAAAATATTAGCAAAAGAAAGTTGAGGCGACCCACGTCAATACTCCCTTTGTTTTAAGGTCCAATTCATATGACAAttagctggggggagggacatGTGCTGATCCATAAGCAGTAGCCCCATCCAAGTTTGCACATGTTTAAGGTGTCTCAGTTCCATAAATGGGTTGGAGAGGGCAAAGTATATGGTAGACAGCTACCTCACAACT
Above is a window of Paroedura picta isolate Pp20150507F chromosome 5, Ppicta_v3.0, whole genome shotgun sequence DNA encoding:
- the XRCC6 gene encoding X-ray repair cross-complementing protein 6 — protein: MADWVSYYKHEEGEEEEDQDGEVETIGVYNYAGRDTLVFLVDASKAMFDSYDNDDLAPFDMTIQCIQNVYTNKIISHDRDLIGVVFYGTEQHKNSVDFKHIYVLQDLDNPGAKRVLELGKYKGEQGRALFRKSFGHSADYSLGEALWVCSNLFSEVRLKMSHKRIMLFTNDDNPHGNDSVKAKFARTKAADLRETGIYLDLMHLKKPGGFDIALFYRDIIYTAEDEDLGVQFGESSKLEDLMKKVRAKETRKRALSRLNFHLGKDIALTVGIYSLVQKAFKQPPVKLYRETNEPVKTKTRTFNRETGSLLLPSDTKRAQMYGNRQIVLEKEEIEEIKRFDSPGLFLIGFKPLAMLKRHHHIRPAQFIYPEESLISGSTTLFNALLIKCLEKEVMAVCRYIPRRNTPPTFIALVPQEEVLDEQNVQTAPPGFHLIFLPYADDKRNIDFTEKVPASQEQVDKMKEIVQKLRFKYRSDSFENPVLQQHYMNLEALALDLMEPEKADDLTVPKTEAIDYRLGNLVEEFKQLVYPPGYDPEGKATKRKQGDSSEQLEKKAKIEISEEELKNHVRKGTLGKLTVPLLKDVCKIYGLKGGGKKQELLDVITQHFSSH